Genomic DNA from Alkalihalobacterium alkalinitrilicum:
AGTATCGACTATGGCCTACACTGAAATTTACAGTGGATTAGCTCAAGGAGTTATTGATGGACAATTTAACCCACTATTAAATATCTATGATCAAAATATGCATGAAGTTCAAGATTATTTAGCAATAACAAATCACACGTACTATTACTGCTACATGATTATTAATAACGAAGCCTTCAATAGTCTTGATGCAGAGCTACAGGAGATTGTTCTTAAAGGATCAGAATTAGCAAGAGATGCTTCTCGAGCAGTTGTTCAAGAAAGTGATGAATACTATCTAGAAAAAGCTAAGGAAGATTTCAAAGAAATCACATATCCTGATTTAGCCTTATTCCAAGAAGCCGTTCAACCTGTATATGAACAAGTTGAAGGTGTAATGGGTGCAGATATCATTACGCAAATTCAAGAGTTTGCAGAAGAGTACCGTAATCAATAATAGTTTTTCAAGATGAGGCCTCATCAAAGGCCTCATCTTTCATAAGGAGTGTTTTTATATGGACAATGAAAACAGAAAAAGTTCACTTTCCTTTATTGACAAAACGATCAATATTCTTGATTTACTAGCAAGTGGATTAATGGCGCTCCTAACACTCGTTGTGTTTAGTGAAGTTTTAAGCAGATATGTTTTTAATTTTCCTCTCGTATTCTCGAATGAATTAACACAGTTATTATTTCCATGGGTCATATTCATTGCTATTATCTCTGTAACTAAAAACGAGGGACACCTTTCGATCAACTTTTTTCGTGAATTAATGCCAAAAACTTTTCAAAAGTGGGCGTTTATTTTTTCAAAATTAGTAATGCTATATTTTTCCTTATACATGCTGATTTCAAGTTATCAATTGGCTCAAGCTGTTTCGAATCAGGTTCTTCCTATGTTACGAATTTCGAGGGCTTGGTTGTTTTATTCAGTAGTTGTATCTTTTGCTGCAATTACCATTATTCTACTGTACCAACTCGTCCTAATTTTTATGAATAAATTAGAGCCAACTAGAGAGGAGGATAAGTTGCTATGATTTGGATAATGATTGCTTGTTTCTTTCTATTAATCGTTTTTGGGGTTCCAATTGCTTTTGCCATGGGGGCATCGGCCTTAATGTACATTATGGTGGCGGGAATTCCGCTTGAAATGGTCGCCCAACGATTTTTCTCCAATACTCAATCATTTGCATTTTTAGCGATTCCGTTTTTTATTCTAGCTGGGAATTTAATGATCCACGGCAATATTGCCAAAAGAATTATTGATGTTGCCGATTCCATGGTCCGACAATTACCTGGTGGATTAGGGTGTGTTTCCGTCGTTACAAGTATGGGAATGGCTGGAGTGTCAGGGTCTTCAGTAGCGGATGCAGCATCAACTGGAAGTGTTTTAATTCCTGAAATGAAAAGAAAGGGATATACATCTTCATTTGCTGCAGCGATTAATGCATCAAGTTCGGTTGTTGGTATTATCATTCCTCCTAGTAGTACGATGATTATCATTGCTTGGTTGGCAAATTTATCAGTTGCGAAAATGTTTTTAGCAGGTGTCATTCCTGGTCTTTTAATTGGTCTTATCTATCTAATTACAACGGTAATGATATCGATAAAAAGGGGATATCCGCGAGAGAGCAAACCTACGTTTATGGAGTTTTTAAATAGCATTCGAAAAGCTTCATGGGCATTACTTTTACCGATCTTATTAATCGGTTCCATAGTACTCGGTATTGCAACCGCAACTGAAGCAGCATCCTTAGCTGTTATTTATGCTTTATTAGTCGGATTATTTGTTTATCGTAGCTTGAATATGAAAAATATTTTAAAGTCCATTCGTGAAACCATACATGGTACAGGTGTCGTTATGATTACCGTTTGTACATCGATGATTTTTACGTGGGTATTAATAACAGAAGGCATCCCGAAAATGATTGCTGATTTATTAGGCGCTCTTGGCTTACCAGCTTGGGGATTATTATTAGTCATCATTGCAATTATGCTTGTTGCAGGTATGATTATGGAACTAGTTCCTAATTTATTCTTGTTTATCCCGATCTTTTTCCCAATAGCGACCGAGCTAGGTAT
This window encodes:
- a CDS encoding TRAP transporter small permease encodes the protein MDNENRKSSLSFIDKTINILDLLASGLMALLTLVVFSEVLSRYVFNFPLVFSNELTQLLFPWVIFIAIISVTKNEGHLSINFFRELMPKTFQKWAFIFSKLVMLYFSLYMLISSYQLAQAVSNQVLPMLRISRAWLFYSVVVSFAAITIILLYQLVLIFMNKLEPTREEDKLL
- a CDS encoding TRAP transporter large permease; the protein is MIWIMIACFFLLIVFGVPIAFAMGASALMYIMVAGIPLEMVAQRFFSNTQSFAFLAIPFFILAGNLMIHGNIAKRIIDVADSMVRQLPGGLGCVSVVTSMGMAGVSGSSVADAASTGSVLIPEMKRKGYTSSFAAAINASSSVVGIIIPPSSTMIIIAWLANLSVAKMFLAGVIPGLLIGLIYLITTVMISIKRGYPRESKPTFMEFLNSIRKASWALLLPILLIGSIVLGIATATEAASLAVIYALLVGLFVYRSLNMKNILKSIRETIHGTGVVMITVCTSMIFTWVLITEGIPKMIADLLGALGLPAWGLLLVIIAIMLVAGMIMELVPNLFLFIPIFFPIATELGMDPIQFSIVMLVSLALGMFTPPVGATLFISCYIAKVGIEKTIKDILPFFIAGIIVVLLVTFIPSLTLWLPGIFE